The proteins below come from a single Pedobacter aquae genomic window:
- a CDS encoding transglutaminase family protein — MSKFTIKHITTYKYDHPVHDSANQIMLYPIKDDDQEVIQHQINISNDPKVETFTDYYENTVGTFTNVEMHNELVIESSTIVLVKKKAAPEANIFTSEQWKMLHELKYQIPYINFLKQEHFEAEEELKAIIKPDEQFAFSPVEVAKKYCTYVFENFKYIKGITSVETTVDEIWKLKSGVCQDFAHILLVMLRYVNIPARYVSGYICPNRNGMRGEGATHAWVEAYIPDYGWLGLDPTNNCIVEENHVRLATGRNFIDVSPVKGTYKGTSHHTLEVKVIVSYENDPIVKEDETKEDSINNTQFDGNSYRRFLEMQQMQQQ; from the coding sequence ATGTCTAAATTTACGATAAAGCATATTACAACATACAAATACGATCATCCGGTGCATGATAGTGCTAACCAGATTATGCTTTATCCTATTAAAGATGATGATCAAGAGGTTATTCAACATCAAATCAACATCAGTAATGACCCTAAGGTAGAAACCTTTACAGATTATTATGAAAATACAGTTGGCACCTTTACCAATGTAGAAATGCATAATGAACTGGTTATTGAGTCATCTACCATTGTATTAGTAAAAAAGAAAGCTGCACCAGAGGCTAATATTTTTACTTCTGAACAATGGAAAATGCTTCATGAGCTTAAATACCAAATCCCATACATCAACTTCTTAAAGCAAGAGCATTTTGAAGCCGAGGAAGAGTTAAAAGCTATTATCAAACCCGATGAACAGTTTGCATTCTCTCCCGTAGAAGTGGCTAAGAAATATTGTACTTACGTTTTCGAGAACTTTAAATATATCAAAGGCATTACATCTGTAGAAACAACTGTAGATGAGATATGGAAATTAAAATCAGGCGTATGCCAAGATTTTGCCCATATTCTATTGGTGATGTTACGTTATGTAAATATTCCAGCTCGGTACGTTAGTGGTTACATTTGCCCTAACAGAAACGGTATGCGTGGCGAAGGGGCAACCCATGCTTGGGTAGAAGCTTATATTCCTGATTATGGTTGGCTAGGTTTAGACCCAACCAATAACTGTATTGTTGAAGAAAACCATGTAAGATTAGCCACGGGAAGAAATTTTATTGATGTTAGCCCTGTAAAAGGCACTTATAAAGGCACCTCACACCATACTTTGGAAGTAAAAGTTATTGTTTCTTATGAGAATGACCCCATCGTAAAGGAAGATGAAACCAAAGAAGACAGCATCAATAACACACAGTTTGATGGTAATTCTTACAGAAGATTTTTAGAAATGCAGCAGATGCAACAACAGTAA
- a CDS encoding DUF4159 domain-containing protein, giving the protein MLRNQLFKQIGYKVESRKYRVESTGCKVESTCFKVLLVFFVVFLTAFKIDDASFKIAKVKYNGGGDWYANRTALPNLIAYFNSIFSAKIAPQDAVVEVGSQELFNYPFVYLTGHGNISFTDAEAKNLRNYLIAGGFLHLDDNYGLDKFIRVQMKKVFPELAFQELPSSHPIYHQKFKFPQGLPKIHEHDNKRPQGLALIYKGRIVCFYSYESDLGNGWEDFGTYPEDTKERREQALKMGVNLLQYVLTN; this is encoded by the coding sequence ATGCTTCGAAATCAATTATTTAAACAGATAGGATATAAAGTAGAAAGTAGAAAGTACAGAGTAGAAAGTACTGGGTGTAAAGTAGAAAGTACATGTTTTAAGGTGCTTTTGGTTTTTTTTGTAGTTTTTCTTACAGCTTTTAAAATTGATGATGCTTCCTTTAAAATAGCCAAAGTAAAATATAACGGTGGTGGAGATTGGTATGCCAACCGAACAGCCTTACCTAATTTAATAGCCTACTTTAACAGCATTTTTTCTGCTAAAATTGCCCCTCAAGACGCTGTGGTAGAAGTTGGCAGTCAGGAACTTTTTAATTACCCTTTTGTTTACCTCACCGGGCATGGTAATATTTCTTTTACTGATGCTGAAGCCAAGAATTTACGAAACTATTTAATAGCTGGAGGGTTCTTACATCTTGATGATAACTATGGTTTAGATAAATTCATCAGAGTACAAATGAAAAAAGTTTTTCCAGAATTAGCTTTTCAGGAGTTGCCTTCATCACATCCTATTTATCATCAGAAATTTAAATTTCCGCAGGGTTTACCAAAAATTCACGAGCATGATAATAAAAGGCCGCAGGGTTTAGCTTTGATATATAAAGGTCGTATAGTTTGTTTTTATTCTTACGAGAGCGATTTAGGTAATGGCTGGGAAGATTTTGGCACTTATCCAGAAGACACCAAAGAGCGCAGAGAACAGGCTTTAAAAATGGGTGTAAATTTATTACAATACGTCTTAACCAATTGA
- a CDS encoding DedA family protein gives MHEYWEYLTNLADAQQIIHKGGFYLIMFVVFAETGLFFGFFLPGDYLLFLAGMFVATQKLDVGITTMIIGLIAAAIAGNFVGYWFGYRTGPVLYNRQDSFFFKKKYLVAAEEYYKKQGAFTLIIGRFVPIVRTFAPIFAGIVKLDFKKFAFYNILGAFFWITSLTLLGYFLGMKFEKEVNQYLSYIILGFIVITTIPLITTFFKKSFNK, from the coding sequence ATGCATGAATATTGGGAATATTTAACAAATCTGGCAGACGCTCAGCAAATCATACATAAAGGTGGCTTCTACCTCATCATGTTTGTAGTATTTGCGGAGACTGGTCTTTTCTTTGGTTTTTTCTTGCCGGGTGATTATTTGCTTTTTTTGGCAGGTATGTTTGTTGCAACCCAAAAATTAGATGTTGGTATTACCACCATGATTATTGGCTTAATAGCAGCAGCCATTGCAGGTAATTTTGTTGGCTACTGGTTTGGCTACCGTACAGGGCCTGTTTTATATAATCGGCAAGATTCTTTCTTTTTCAAAAAGAAATATCTGGTAGCAGCAGAAGAGTATTATAAAAAGCAAGGAGCCTTTACTTTAATTATTGGCAGATTTGTACCTATTGTAAGAACATTTGCACCCATTTTTGCCGGTATTGTGAAGTTAGATTTTAAAAAGTTTGCTTTTTACAATATTTTAGGTGCATTCTTTTGGATAACTTCTTTAACCTTATTAGGGTATTTTCTGGGAATGAAATTTGAGAAGGAAGTAAATCAATATTTAAGCTATATCATATTAGGATTTATTGTGATTACCACGATACCGTTAATCACAACGTTTTTTAAAAAGAGTTTTAACAAATAA
- a CDS encoding alpha-E domain-containing protein yields MLSRVADSLYWMSRYMERSDGILRMLRINYAYSQDGSSDFSWRPVLKIFSNLDDDTIETLKYNGRDVLKYMVTDKNNHNSVINIVSKARENARSVQDNVTKELWQCLNDYYHMMREDKLAAALCFDDPISVLDNLIKQGMYYYGSTEITMPRGEGYYFMNMGKFLERAIQSVDILDVKFRELEYSLDEATDPTYWKYLLLSISGYEIFLKSYRSSLESRNIIHQIVWNENFPRSIIYTTKRLKQSFETIKGDKNKESYKTMSYMIGKLGCSLEYSDLKDLEAMGLKEYLKKIKGELFAIGDALSHYYFAFN; encoded by the coding sequence ATGTTAAGTAGAGTTGCCGATTCTTTGTATTGGATGTCTAGGTACATGGAGCGTTCTGATGGTATCCTGAGAATGTTAAGAATAAATTATGCCTACTCGCAAGATGGTAGTTCTGATTTTAGCTGGAGACCCGTATTAAAAATATTTAGTAATCTGGATGATGATACCATAGAAACTTTAAAATACAACGGAAGGGACGTTTTAAAATATATGGTTACAGATAAAAACAACCATAATTCTGTTATCAATATTGTGAGTAAAGCCAGAGAGAATGCCCGCTCTGTACAAGATAATGTAACCAAAGAGCTTTGGCAATGCTTAAATGATTATTACCACATGATGCGTGAGGATAAACTAGCTGCTGCTTTATGTTTTGATGATCCTATTTCTGTTTTAGACAACCTCATTAAGCAAGGTATGTACTATTACGGCAGTACAGAAATTACTATGCCCCGCGGAGAAGGCTATTATTTCATGAACATGGGCAAGTTTTTAGAAAGAGCCATACAATCTGTAGATATTCTGGATGTTAAATTTAGAGAACTTGAATATTCTTTAGATGAAGCTACAGATCCTACTTATTGGAAATATCTTTTATTATCCATATCCGGATATGAAATTTTCTTAAAAAGTTATCGCTCCTCATTAGAATCAAGAAATATCATTCACCAAATTGTTTGGAACGAGAATTTCCCACGTTCTATCATTTATACCACCAAAAGGCTAAAACAATCTTTTGAAACCATTAAAGGCGATAAAAACAAAGAGAGTTATAAAACCATGAGTTATATGATTGGTAAATTGGGCTGTAGCCTAGAATATTCTGATTTAAAAGACTTAGAAGCCATGGGATTAAAAGAATATTTAAAAAAAATAAAAGGAGAGCTTTTTGCTATAGGAGATGCTTTAAGTCATTACTATTTCGCTTTCAACTAA
- a CDS encoding circularly permuted type 2 ATP-grasp protein: protein MVSASVFKNYPYIEKIWDEMYNKNEVRTPYKKLYSFLQDLPVAELTRKEEMARRLFMSQGITFTVYASGEGVEQIFPFDVIPRIIDAAEWAYIEKGIKQRLKALNLFLNDVYSNQFILKDKIIPMEMVFSCPHYLREMHNLQVPHELFVHIAGIDIIRDADGTFYVLEDNLRTPSGVSYMLENREITKRIFPDIIPQNLVRSVTHYPQLLYKNLAALSPRHNANPNIVMLTPGIYNSAYFEHSTLARLMGIELVEGKDLVVDNHRVFMKTTSGLQRVDVIYRRVDDEFLDPLVFNPGSLLGVAGLMSAYRKGHVAIVNAPGNGVADDKATYIHVPDMIRYYLNEEPILKNVPTYHLADADERDHVFKNIENMVIKKTNESGGYGMIIGNAATPQELEDYKKVVLQNPRQFIAQPIVSLSSVPCYINEKLQPRRVDLRPFALCGPSGIDIVPGGLTRVALKEGSLVVNSSQGGGSKDTWVLNV, encoded by the coding sequence ATGGTTTCAGCATCAGTTTTTAAAAACTACCCTTATATAGAGAAAATTTGGGATGAAATGTATAATAAAAATGAGGTAAGAACACCATATAAAAAATTATACAGCTTTTTGCAGGATCTGCCAGTTGCCGAACTTACCCGAAAAGAAGAAATGGCAAGGCGCTTATTCATGAGTCAAGGCATCACTTTTACCGTTTATGCTAGCGGCGAAGGTGTAGAGCAAATTTTCCCTTTTGATGTTATTCCGCGTATTATAGACGCCGCCGAGTGGGCTTATATAGAAAAAGGCATTAAACAAAGACTAAAAGCTTTAAACTTATTTTTGAATGATGTTTATTCTAATCAGTTCATTTTAAAAGATAAAATCATTCCTATGGAGATGGTTTTCTCCTGTCCGCATTACCTCAGAGAAATGCATAATCTACAAGTCCCTCATGAGCTTTTTGTTCATATAGCAGGTATAGATATTATCCGCGATGCTGATGGTACTTTTTATGTTTTAGAAGATAACTTACGTACACCATCAGGGGTTTCGTATATGCTAGAGAATAGAGAAATCACCAAAAGGATTTTCCCTGATATCATCCCTCAAAATTTGGTTCGTTCTGTTACACATTACCCTCAATTACTGTATAAAAACCTAGCTGCTTTATCACCAAGGCATAATGCTAACCCCAATATCGTAATGCTTACACCAGGTATATACAACTCGGCTTATTTTGAGCACTCTACCCTAGCCCGTTTAATGGGGATAGAATTGGTAGAAGGGAAAGATTTAGTGGTAGATAATCACCGGGTTTTCATGAAAACAACCTCGGGTTTACAACGTGTTGATGTGATTTACCGCAGGGTTGATGATGAGTTTTTAGACCCTTTGGTTTTTAACCCTGGAAGTTTGTTAGGTGTAGCCGGCTTAATGTCTGCCTACCGTAAAGGCCATGTTGCCATAGTAAATGCCCCAGGAAATGGCGTTGCCGATGATAAAGCCACCTACATTCATGTACCAGATATGATTAGATATTATTTAAACGAAGAGCCTATTCTTAAAAACGTTCCTACTTACCATTTAGCTGACGCTGATGAAAGAGACCACGTTTTCAAAAACATAGAAAATATGGTGATTAAGAAAACCAACGAGTCTGGCGGATATGGGATGATTATAGGTAATGCTGCCACACCGCAAGAATTAGAAGATTATAAAAAAGTGGTTCTACAAAACCCAAGACAGTTTATAGCACAGCCTATTGTTAGCTTATCCTCTGTTCCCTGTTATATCAATGAGAAGCTACAACCCAGAAGGGTTGATTTAAGGCCTTTTGCTTTATGCGGACCATCAGGGATAGATATTGTACCGGGTGGTTTAACCAGAGTTGCCTTAAAAGAAGGTTCTTTGGTAGTAAATTCTTCGCAAGGTGGTGGTAGTAAAGACACTTGGGTGTTAAATGTTTAA
- a CDS encoding complex I subunit 4 family protein, whose amino-acid sequence MNLLLLIFFPLVGALVTLLNGKFAKQSAFISSLVTLAFALLLLGDFVPDASSQFAVNYPWIPALGINFAIAIDGISMPLVLLTTGLFPLIILSSFGRNISQASFYALTLFMQFGLLLVFTATDAFLFYVGWEVALIPIYFICALWGGENRIKVNMKFFVYTIAGSLFMLLGIIYLHLQTADNSFSIASFYNLNLDAATQGWLFWCFFLAFAIKMPIFPFHTWQPDTYTEAPTTGTMLLSGIMLKMGIYGVIRWLIPVTPLGFLTWGHLALILSIIGIVYASIIAFTQKDVKRLIAYSSIGHVGLIAAGIFVWNVQGLQGAMIQMINHGINVVGMFLIADILIDRLKTREIATMGGIAKVAPKFAIAFLIIVLGTVALPLTNGFIGEFLLLHGVYQFNIWYAAIAGLTIIFGAVYMLRMYKAVMQGETNETTASFKDINGSEFLVLAVVCLLIIVIGVYPNALLHISEASVENLINQVNSKLAF is encoded by the coding sequence ATGAACTTATTATTATTAATTTTCTTCCCCTTGGTGGGAGCGCTTGTAACCCTGCTAAATGGCAAGTTTGCTAAACAATCGGCTTTCATAAGCTCTTTGGTAACTCTAGCTTTTGCTTTGCTTTTATTGGGAGATTTTGTTCCAGATGCAAGCAGTCAATTCGCAGTTAATTATCCATGGATTCCTGCATTAGGAATTAATTTTGCAATTGCTATAGATGGTATCAGTATGCCTTTGGTGCTTTTAACCACAGGTCTTTTTCCATTAATTATACTTTCAAGTTTTGGTAGAAATATCAGCCAAGCATCTTTTTATGCACTAACCCTGTTTATGCAATTTGGCTTATTATTGGTTTTTACTGCAACAGATGCCTTTTTATTTTATGTAGGTTGGGAAGTTGCCTTAATACCTATTTATTTTATTTGTGCATTATGGGGTGGTGAGAACAGGATAAAAGTAAACATGAAGTTTTTTGTTTACACCATTGCTGGTTCTTTGTTTATGCTTTTAGGTATCATTTACTTGCATTTACAAACAGCAGATAACTCTTTCTCCATAGCGTCTTTTTACAATCTAAATTTAGATGCAGCAACACAAGGATGGTTATTCTGGTGTTTTTTCTTAGCATTTGCTATTAAAATGCCGATTTTTCCTTTCCATACTTGGCAGCCCGACACCTATACAGAAGCACCTACAACTGGCACCATGTTATTATCGGGTATCATGTTGAAGATGGGTATTTACGGCGTTATCAGATGGTTAATACCAGTTACTCCTTTAGGCTTTTTAACTTGGGGTCATTTAGCATTGATATTATCCATTATAGGAATTGTTTACGCCTCTATTATCGCCTTTACGCAAAAAGATGTTAAACGTTTAATCGCATATTCATCTATTGGCCACGTAGGTTTAATTGCTGCAGGTATTTTTGTTTGGAATGTACAAGGCTTACAAGGTGCAATGATACAAATGATTAATCACGGTATCAACGTAGTAGGTATGTTTTTAATTGCGGATATTCTTATCGATAGGTTAAAAACAAGAGAAATTGCTACTATGGGTGGTATTGCTAAAGTAGCGCCAAAATTTGCTATTGCGTTTTTAATTATTGTTTTGGGTACCGTAGCTTTACCATTAACCAACGGTTTTATTGGTGAGTTTTTGCTGCTTCATGGTGTTTATCAATTTAATATTTGGTATGCAGCTATTGCAGGTTTAACCATTATTTTTGGTGCAGTTTACATGTTGAGGATGTATAAAGCCGTTATGCAAGGAGAAACCAATGAAACTACAGCATCTTTTAAAGACATCAACGGTTCAGAATTTTTAGTGTTAGCAGTGGTTTGCCTTTTAATTATTGTAATTGGCGTTTACCCTAATGCACTTCTTCATATTTCAGAAGCATCAGTAGAAAATCTGATCAATCAGGTAAATAGTAAATTAGCATTTTAA
- a CDS encoding NADH-quinone oxidoreductase subunit N has protein sequence MSTLIVISILAIIVLYLGLFKAKQALLPVSVLGLVAALALAIMEWNSNAAPIFSGMMHFDNFAVAFSSICIITTILVFLLSKNYFEKISENVAEYYTLILFALSGIIVMVSYHNLSMLFVGLEIMSVSLYILAGIKRKDFASNEAALKYFLMGAFSTGFLLFGIALIYGASKSFDLAVIAQYVIDHPTGIDPIFYVGLVLMIVGLCFKVGAAPFHFWTPDVYEGAPTLITAFMSTVVKIAGFAAFLRLFSICFAPLQDFWMPTLLVITILTLFVGNITALYQTNFKRMLAFSSISHAGYMLFAIVALGAASTNAIFIYAAAYAVSSITAFAVLMLVKAKTGGENFEDFNGLAKSNPFLAFTLTVAMLSFAGIPLTAGFIGKFFVFNVALTQYHTWLVAIAVVNAIIGVFYYFKVIVAMYFKDNQTKQIATPAYFNFVLGVSLIITLVLGIYPGFITNLF, from the coding sequence ATGAGTACTTTAATAGTAATATCTATATTAGCCATAATAGTTCTTTATTTAGGATTATTTAAAGCAAAACAAGCTTTATTGCCTGTAAGTGTATTAGGTCTTGTTGCTGCTTTGGCATTAGCTATCATGGAGTGGAATTCTAATGCTGCTCCTATTTTTAGTGGCATGATGCATTTTGATAATTTTGCTGTAGCTTTTTCTTCTATCTGTATCATCACTACCATTTTGGTTTTCTTATTATCGAAAAACTATTTCGAAAAAATCAGTGAAAACGTAGCAGAATATTATACCCTAATATTGTTTGCTTTAAGCGGTATCATTGTGATGGTATCTTACCATAACCTATCTATGCTTTTTGTGGGTTTAGAGATTATGTCTGTAAGTTTATATATTCTAGCAGGTATTAAAAGAAAAGATTTTGCTTCTAATGAAGCAGCTTTAAAATATTTCCTAATGGGAGCTTTCTCTACAGGTTTCTTATTATTTGGTATTGCTTTAATATATGGCGCTTCAAAATCTTTTGATTTAGCTGTTATAGCGCAGTATGTGATAGACCACCCAACAGGCATTGATCCAATTTTCTATGTAGGTTTAGTTTTAATGATTGTAGGTTTATGTTTTAAAGTAGGCGCTGCACCTTTCCACTTCTGGACACCAGATGTTTACGAAGGCGCACCAACTTTAATTACAGCTTTCATGTCTACGGTAGTTAAAATTGCAGGTTTCGCAGCATTTCTAAGATTATTTAGCATTTGTTTTGCTCCGTTACAAGACTTCTGGATGCCTACCCTTTTGGTGATTACCATTCTAACTTTATTTGTGGGTAATATTACAGCACTTTATCAAACCAACTTTAAGAGGATGTTAGCTTTCTCTAGTATCTCACATGCTGGTTATATGCTTTTTGCAATAGTTGCTTTAGGTGCTGCATCAACAAACGCCATTTTTATATATGCTGCTGCTTATGCAGTTTCTTCTATAACCGCTTTTGCAGTATTAATGTTAGTGAAGGCTAAAACAGGTGGAGAGAATTTTGAAGATTTTAATGGATTAGCAAAATCTAATCCTTTCTTAGCTTTTACTTTAACTGTAGCTATGTTATCTTTTGCTGGTATACCTTTAACAGCCGGATTTATAGGAAAGTTCTTTGTTTTTAATGTTGCTTTAACTCAATATCATACTTGGTTAGTGGCTATAGCAGTTGTAAATGCCATTATTGGGGTGTTTTATTACTTTAAAGTTATTGTTGCCATGTACTTTAAAGACAACCAAACAAAGCAAATTGCTACACCAGCTTATTTTAATTTTGTGTTAGGCGTAAGTTTGATTATAACACTTGTTTTAGGTATTTATCCAGGTTTCATTACTAATTTATTTTAA
- a CDS encoding hemolysin family protein encodes MDPDFEISGFQIFLTLFLVLLNGFFVAAEFAIVKVRGSQIEIKAKTGSRVAGIAKHMTSHLDGYLAATQLGITLASLGLGWVGEEVMSNIVLKTLGFFSLPISDAVATNLGHILAFLVITILHIVFGELAPKTLAIQRPVNTTMAIALPLQFFYLVFKPFIYVLNGFANVILRLVGINTANAHEAIHSSEELQYLLDQGKESGALDKAEHELIKNVFDFNERVVKNIMVPRTKISAIDITSTPEEVLNTIIAEGYSRVPVYDDTIDKIIGIVHAKDILSLVVRKESFNLQDILRKPLFVPESKKINDLMAELKLKRIQIAIVLDEFGGTAGMVTLEDIVEELVGEIQDEYDEEKPIVEKVSETEFIVTASATVYDVNEFLPHDLPEDEDYDTIVGLVSEIFEKIPEVGETKEFNGYNFTILKKVGQNIEAVKLELLLPEDQVVNNH; translated from the coding sequence ATGGACCCCGATTTTGAAATAAGCGGTTTTCAGATTTTTCTGACCCTGTTTTTAGTTTTACTAAATGGTTTTTTTGTTGCAGCAGAGTTTGCAATAGTTAAAGTTAGGGGTTCACAAATAGAGATTAAAGCTAAAACAGGCAGCAGGGTAGCCGGCATTGCGAAACACATGACATCGCATTTAGATGGCTACCTTGCCGCTACACAGCTAGGTATTACCCTTGCATCATTAGGTTTAGGTTGGGTTGGCGAGGAAGTGATGTCTAACATCGTTCTTAAAACACTAGGGTTTTTCTCTTTACCTATTTCTGATGCTGTAGCTACTAATTTGGGGCATATCTTAGCCTTCTTAGTCATCACCATATTACATATTGTTTTTGGCGAGTTAGCGCCTAAAACGCTAGCTATACAAAGGCCGGTAAATACAACCATGGCTATTGCATTGCCACTACAGTTCTTTTACCTGGTGTTTAAGCCCTTTATTTATGTTTTAAATGGTTTTGCTAATGTTATCTTAAGATTAGTAGGTATTAACACCGCCAATGCGCATGAGGCCATACATTCATCAGAAGAGTTACAATATTTACTAGATCAGGGTAAGGAATCTGGTGCTTTAGATAAAGCCGAACATGAATTGATTAAAAATGTTTTTGATTTTAATGAGCGTGTAGTTAAAAACATCATGGTTCCTAGAACCAAAATTTCTGCTATTGATATTACCTCAACCCCAGAAGAGGTTTTAAATACCATCATTGCGGAGGGTTATTCTCGTGTTCCTGTTTATGATGATACCATAGATAAAATTATAGGTATTGTACACGCTAAAGATATTTTGTCTTTGGTGGTAAGGAAAGAAAGCTTTAACCTGCAAGACATCCTAAGAAAGCCTTTATTTGTTCCAGAATCTAAAAAAATAAACGATTTAATGGCAGAACTGAAGCTTAAAAGAATTCAGATTGCTATTGTTTTAGATGAGTTTGGTGGCACCGCCGGTATGGTAACCTTAGAAGATATTGTGGAAGAACTTGTAGGTGAGATTCAGGATGAGTACGATGAAGAAAAGCCTATTGTAGAGAAAGTTTCTGAAACAGAATTTATCGTAACAGCATCTGCTACGGTTTATGATGTTAACGAGTTTTTACCTCACGATTTACCAGAAGACGAAGATTACGATACCATTGTTGGTTTGGTGAGCGAAATTTTTGAAAAAATACCAGAAGTAGGAGAAACCAAAGAATTTAATGGGTATAATTTCACCATCTTGAAAAAGGTTGGTCAAAATATAGAAGCTGTTAAATTAGAACTTTTACTTCCTGAAGACCAAGTGGTTAATAATCATTAA
- a CDS encoding 16S rRNA (uracil(1498)-N(3))-methyltransferase, translating to MHIFYTPDIDSTQYTLSEEESKHCSRVLRLQKKNLVHLVDGKGGLFVAEILDDHPKRTVLQVLDTQLEYQKRNHHLHIAIAPTKNMDRLEWFLEKATEIGIDEITPIICERSERKEVKTERLEKVVVAAMKQSLKAYIPKINEPITIQKLIAKADDGFKYIAHCLPQDKQEIKDSFKEHQSYTILIGPEGDFSEIEINNALQSGFLPITLGNSRLRTETAALQACFEINYLNR from the coding sequence ATGCATATTTTCTATACTCCTGATATTGATAGCACTCAATATACTTTAAGTGAGGAAGAGAGTAAACATTGCTCTAGAGTTTTACGCTTACAGAAAAAAAACCTTGTTCATTTGGTAGATGGAAAAGGCGGACTTTTTGTAGCTGAGATTTTGGACGACCATCCTAAAAGAACCGTTCTTCAGGTTTTAGATACGCAATTAGAATATCAAAAAAGAAATCATCATCTACATATTGCCATAGCGCCAACAAAAAATATGGATAGGTTAGAGTGGTTTCTAGAGAAAGCAACAGAAATAGGTATTGATGAAATTACGCCTATTATTTGCGAGCGCTCTGAAAGAAAAGAAGTGAAAACAGAAAGGTTGGAAAAAGTTGTTGTTGCAGCTATGAAGCAATCTTTAAAAGCTTATATACCCAAAATTAATGAGCCTATCACCATCCAAAAATTGATAGCTAAAGCCGATGATGGTTTTAAATATATTGCGCATTGCCTACCTCAAGATAAACAAGAAATAAAAGATTCTTTTAAAGAACATCAATCTTATACCATCTTGATAGGCCCCGAGGGCGATTTCTCTGAAATAGAAATAAATAATGCTTTGCAAAGTGGATTTCTTCCCATAACTTTAGGAAACAGCAGGCTTAGAACAGAAACCGCTGCATTACAGGCATGCTTCGAAATCAATTATTTAAACAGATAG
- a CDS encoding inorganic diphosphatase, protein MADNHPWHSIPPGEDSPNTVTAIIEIPKGSKAKYEIDKDSGLLKLDRILFSSVMYPANYGFIPQTYCDDHDPLDILVLCSADVYPMSIIEAKVVGVMHMVDNGEQDDKIIAVAKNDMSVNYINDLSELPPHTMKEIVRFFQDYKALEEKNVTIEHLLGKRYAYKVIEESIELYKKTFNK, encoded by the coding sequence ATGGCCGATAATCATCCGTGGCACTCAATCCCTCCAGGAGAGGATTCACCGAATACAGTTACAGCAATTATAGAGATTCCTAAAGGTTCTAAAGCGAAGTACGAAATAGATAAAGACTCTGGTTTATTAAAATTAGACCGTATTCTTTTTTCATCTGTAATGTATCCTGCAAACTACGGATTCATCCCGCAAACGTATTGCGATGACCATGACCCACTTGATATTCTAGTTCTTTGCTCCGCAGATGTATATCCTATGTCTATTATAGAAGCCAAAGTTGTAGGTGTGATGCACATGGTAGATAATGGTGAGCAAGATGATAAAATTATCGCGGTAGCTAAAAATGATATGTCTGTTAATTATATTAATGATTTATCTGAGCTGCCTCCGCATACCATGAAAGAAATTGTTCGTTTCTTCCAAGATTATAAAGCTTTAGAAGAAAAGAATGTAACCATAGAGCACCTTCTTGGTAAGAGATATGCTTATAAAGTGATAGAAGAAAGTATAGAACTTTATAAAAAAACATTTAATAAATAA
- a CDS encoding acetyl-CoA carboxylase biotin carboxyl carrier protein subunit: protein MYTLKSEHQHYKIEEREGKLYLNDVSLDLDMSDLGNQHFHVIENHKSFEAELLELNKEEKYVLIKVNSNVYRFDVSDQYDILLKEMGLDKLNQHIVKELKAPMPGLVLQVMVQAGDEIKKGDNLLVLEAMKMENILKAPADATVKSILIKAGDKVEKNQVLIQFA, encoded by the coding sequence ATGTATACTTTAAAATCGGAACATCAACATTATAAAATTGAAGAACGTGAGGGAAAGCTTTACCTGAATGATGTTTCACTAGATTTAGATATGAGTGATTTGGGTAATCAGCATTTTCATGTTATAGAAAACCATAAATCATTTGAAGCCGAATTGCTGGAGCTCAATAAAGAAGAGAAATATGTATTGATTAAGGTTAATAGTAACGTTTACAGATTTGATGTAAGTGACCAGTATGATATCTTACTTAAAGAAATGGGCTTAGATAAGCTCAACCAACACATCGTTAAAGAATTAAAAGCGCCTATGCCAGGTTTGGTGCTACAAGTAATGGTACAGGCTGGCGATGAAATTAAAAAAGGCGATAATTTATTAGTTTTAGAAGCCATGAAGATGGAAAATATTTTAAAAGCTCCGGCTGATGCTACTGTAAAATCTATACTCATAAAAGCTGGAGATAAAGTAGAGAAAAACCAAGTACTTATTCAGTTTGCTTAA